The Deinococcus sp. YIM 134068 sequence GCGTCGCCACGGCCCGTGGGCTGGAACTGGAAACGTCCGGCGTCGCGCGGCACATGCTCGGGGCGCTGCGGCGCGACGGACTGTCGGAGACCCTCCCGCTGGGGCCGCTGGGGGAGCCGGACGTGCTGGCGCTGGTGCAGGGCCTCTCCGGCGCGGGCGGGGGCGTCCTGTTCGCGCGTCGCCTGCACGCGGCGTCACGCGGCAACCCCCTGTACATTCTCGAACTGTTGCGCGGCCTCCTCGAGACGGGTCTGCTCACGTCCGCGCCGGAGGGCGGCTGGGCCACGCCGTTCGACGAGTCCACCCGCGACTACGCGGAGTTGCCGATTCCCCCCTCCCTGCGCGAGACCGTGCTGGAGCGGGTGGCCCGCCTGGGACCCCTCTCGCGCCGTCTGCTGGGGGGCGCGGCCCTCGCCGGGGAGCCGTTCGAGAGCGCGTGGCTCGCCGGCATCGAGGCAGACGGGTTCGCGCGCCTGGACGCGCTGGAGGAGGCCTGCCGCGCCGACCTGCTGGAGCCGGTGCCCGGCGGCTTTCACTTCCGGCACGAGCTGCTGCGCCGCGCCCTCGACGAGTCGCTGGGTCCCGAACGGCGGCGGCTGACGCACCTCACCCTGGCCCACCAGCTTCAGGCGGCCCAGGCCCCGCCCGAACGCGTCGCCTCCCACTTCGAGCGCGCCGGACGCGGCGAGGAGGCCCTGCCGCACCTGGGGCGGGCCGCCGAGGCCGCCGCGCGGGTCTACGCCCACCGCGAGGCCCTGGCCTACATCGACCGGGCGATAGGACACGCGGGGGACGGCCCGCCCCGCTGGCCGCTCGAGGTCCGGCGCGTCCGGCTCCTGCGGCAACTGACCGACCTGGAGGCCTACGGGGACGGCCTCGACCGGCTGGAGCGGCTGGCGGAGGCCGGGGGCGGATCGGACGAGCGGGCGCAGGCGTACCTTCAGCGCGGGATGTACCACCTCTGGCGCGGGCAGTCCGCCGAGGCCCTGCGGCAGGCCCGCCGCGCGCTGGGGCTGCCCGGCCTGTCCCGCCCCCTGGAGGTGGAGGCGCTCTACCTGTCCGGGCACGCGCAGGTCCGGCTGGGGCAGGTCGGCCTCGGGCACGGCTGTCTCACCCGCGCGCTGGAGCGTGCCCGGACCGGGGGTGAGGGCGTTCCCGACGAACTGATCGGCAGCATCGAGAACGGGCTGACCGGGGTTGCCCTGTATCTGGGGGAGTACGGGCGGGCGCTGGGGCACAACGCGCGTGCCGGGGCGGCCTGGGCGGGGAGTTCGGAGGCCCTCGCCCTCTTCACGCCCAGCAGCCGGGGCACCCTCCAGATTCACCTGGGCCAGTTCGGGGCCGCCCGCCACACGCTCGGGGAGGCCGTCACCGTCGCCCTGGAGCACGACCACCCCAGCGCGCTGAGCTTCGCCTACCGTGCCCGCGCGCTGCTCGAACTGAACGAGGGCCACGCGTCCGCCGCCGCGCACGACATCGCGCGGGGGTTGCGGCTGTGCCGGGGGAAGAACCTGCGCCTGGAGGCCCAGCTCGGCGGCCTGCACGCCCGCCGCTGCTGGGCCGACGGCCAGCTCGGCGAGGCGGTGGACTCGGCCCGGACGGCGCTCGACGGGGCGCTCACCTTGAACGTCGCGCCCCTGATCGCCGAGCTGCGGCTCCTGCGGGCGGCCCTTCACGCCGAGCTGGGAGATGCGGCGACGGCGTGGGCAGAACTCGGGCGGGTGGTGGACCTCGGCGCGGACCTCGGTGACGAGGGGGTCTTGCGTCCCTACCGGGCGACCCTGGACACGGTGGCGGCCCGGCTGGAATACCGCGCCGGGCTGACCGAGAGTGCCCTGGAACGCCTGCGCGGTACATCCTGCCTGGAGAACGCGACCTTCCTGGACCACTGGGATCACCGCCTGGAACTGGCGCGTGTGCTGGCCCTGACCGGGGACGCCCCCGCCGCCCTGGCCCGGCTCGGGGAACCCGGCTGCCCCTCGCCGCTGGAGGCCCGCGCGCTGGGGGCGCGGCTGGAGGCGCACCTCACGCTGGGGGAGGTCCCCGAGGACGTTCTCGGGCGCGCCATCAGCGACCTCGACCTCGATCACGCCGCGCCCACCGACCGCCTGGACCTGATGATCACGGTCCTGCGCGCCCTGGGACGTGCCGGGCGTGACCCCTCCGCCGTGCGCGCTCATGCCCGCGCCACGTTGACGGCCCTCGCGGACGGCCTGGACGGGCACCCCGAACTGCGCGCGGGGTTGCTCCGCCGATTCGAAGCTGTTCTGGGCGACTGAATCAGGAACCCGCCGACCGTCCCCCACTCCGTGCTCATGCCCAGGGAACGCCGCACGGGGCGGGCGGGAACGCGGAAGGAACGCCGCGAGTCCTAAGGTCGGCTCGGGGTGAAACCATGCCGCACCGTTCCGAGTCCGGCGGTCCAGAAGTCGTGCCCACCTACCGGCTGGAGGTGCGCCTGCGACCCGCGCACCCCGGCCACGCCTGGGCCGCGTCGGTGGAGGGAACGTCGCCCCAGGGCCACCCCCTCGAACGGCGCGAGTTCGGGAGCCTGATGGACCTGATGCGCTTTCTGGAGGCGCTCGCGACCACACGCGGGCTGCGCTGAGGGTCACGGGC is a genomic window containing:
- a CDS encoding ATP-binding protein — protein: MTSAHGPAGTAGAGAGPELRVLGPFSLVVDGVPLELGGRKARALVAVLALEGPRPRAELAELLWGDLGEPRARSNLRKTLHTLRETRLGAYLDAGGETVACRGARVDALEFGRLVVGGEPEQALLLGEGTLLDGLDLESEAWTEWLDGHRTRHTALRRQVQLDVATGREARGDVRGALALVSRVLDLDAFDERALGEAMRLHLTLGDRGQARALYERFRALTASLGLVPDGATRALAERARRDSPGHSPPAGNNPARTEGLRAPLVGREASWLQLHQSGSPLTVLVGEPGVGKTRLATQFAGAHGAGLTLRGREETRHTPFSPVAHLIREALETRRWSPDGLGDVWRLEVARLVPECAPGTVPPPAVGDGRARFLEGLSRAVTHLLGGQMLVLDDLHWFDEGTLELVSHLVRRGDTRCVATARGLELETSGVARHMLGALRRDGLSETLPLGPLGEPDVLALVQGLSGAGGGVLFARRLHAASRGNPLYILELLRGLLETGLLTSAPEGGWATPFDESTRDYAELPIPPSLRETVLERVARLGPLSRRLLGGAALAGEPFESAWLAGIEADGFARLDALEEACRADLLEPVPGGFHFRHELLRRALDESLGPERRRLTHLTLAHQLQAAQAPPERVASHFERAGRGEEALPHLGRAAEAAARVYAHREALAYIDRAIGHAGDGPPRWPLEVRRVRLLRQLTDLEAYGDGLDRLERLAEAGGGSDERAQAYLQRGMYHLWRGQSAEALRQARRALGLPGLSRPLEVEALYLSGHAQVRLGQVGLGHGCLTRALERARTGGEGVPDELIGSIENGLTGVALYLGEYGRALGHNARAGAAWAGSSEALALFTPSSRGTLQIHLGQFGAARHTLGEAVTVALEHDHPSALSFAYRARALLELNEGHASAAAHDIARGLRLCRGKNLRLEAQLGGLHARRCWADGQLGEAVDSARTALDGALTLNVAPLIAELRLLRAALHAELGDAATAWAELGRVVDLGADLGDEGVLRPYRATLDTVAARLEYRAGLTESALERLRGTSCLENATFLDHWDHRLELARVLALTGDAPAALARLGEPGCPSPLEARALGARLEAHLTLGEVPEDVLGRAISDLDLDHAAPTDRLDLMITVLRALGRAGRDPSAVRAHARATLTALADGLDGHPELRAGLLRRFEAVLGD